The Arachis hypogaea cultivar Tifrunner chromosome 16, arahy.Tifrunner.gnm2.J5K5, whole genome shotgun sequence genome contains a region encoding:
- the LOC112697887 gene encoding uncharacterized protein — MRVKLSSLQVDMTVSSLLSMAATASAAALTMLIYKARRKSFLQRPDKGDLSTLGPQCEPECNPCGKILFFSRIGTSKALAQHLRYMLASNGVTLELVDTVDYEPEDLPKENLVLIVASTAEHWNRSPPQPPISTKDTSLRLAEEDFARWLKEKVSNFEGEVFAVKACTFSAFGVVGRVSEDGKNLMAKAANHIRDLGHATQFNPDFDFDNWWQRAVGVLKGAVLEDTVAVGKCQQSEPDRFYVFVENVEGVGSSTTFTRKMLTVTEADLMKNGCVDLEEAGPVTPLAKGIKIDSSLSQSLEFCSVGGVLYFVPGRLMGGIPKEYGVIMDLHYPKKFWCLKYDGSTWIWKLLGNTFISRNRALVVPYDGKLLIFGGGWIEIYDPKSDYWDRREVPYNALIQGSMDPESYFLWEDKSTKHHKTLIFLYRFSKLGGRSIVSYDVEANRWKPIECQFPKIPLNVFCPTKLVLLGSSDYLLVVEELASNWYVYDLSRRMVMADLHIDGLDDTWRVLHVFCCHHNQKEKESLIYMFMQQNESGLHDLVHYARVKIKTDSLFSVKVESKGYFKVGPYTKLYMFAVGDEDIEGKNAA, encoded by the exons ATGAGAGTTAAGTTATCTTCGTTACAGGTGGATATGACGGTATCCTCTCTCTTATCCATGGCGGCCACCGCCTCAGCCGCTGCCCTAACCATGTTAATATACAAGGCTCGCCGCAAGAGCTTCCTTCAACGCCCCGACAAAGGGGACCTTTCAACGCTCGGTCCACAATGCGAACCCGAATGCAATCCATGTGGCAAGATCCTATTCTTTTCCCGAATCGGAACGTCAAAAGCTCTGGCGCAGCACCTCCGCTATATGTTAGCCTCAAACGGTGTTACTTTAGAGCTCGTAGATACGGTTGATTACGAGCCCGAAGACCTACCTAAGGAGAACCTCGTCCTCATTGTTGCTTCAACTGCGGAACATTGGAACCGATCTCCGCCACAACCGCCTATCAGCACGAAAGATACCTCCCTACGTCTTGCAGAAGAGGACTTCGCCAGGTGGCTCAAGGAGAAAGTGAGTAACTTTGAGGGTGAAGTGTTTGCTGTGAAGGCTTGCACTTTCAGTGCGTTTGGTGTGGTCGGTAGGGTTTCCGAAGATGGCAAGAATTTGATGGCTAAGGCCGCCAATCACATTAGGGATTTGGGTCACGCCACTCAATTCAAccctgattttgattttgacaacTGGTGGCAAAGGGCTGTCGGGGTTTTGAAAGGTGCAGTTTTGGAAGATACAGTTGCTGTTGGCAAGTGCCAGCAATCTGAACCTGATCGCTTTTATGTTTTTGTGGAAAATGTTGAGGGTGTGGGTTCTTCTACTACCTTCACCCGCAAGATGTTAACTGTCACTGAGGCGGACTTGATGAAGAATGGCTGTGTTGATCTTGAAGAAGCAGGTCCTGTTACTCCTCTTGCCAAAGGTATAAAAATTGATTCCTCGCTATCACAGTCCCTAGAATTCTGTTCCGTTGGTGGTGTCTTGTACTTCGTCCCTGGTAGGTTGATGGGTGGTATTCCAAAAGAATATGGGGTGATCATGGACCTACATTACCCCAAAAAATTCTGGTGCCTCAAATACGATGGTTCTACTTGGATTTGGAAATTATTGGGTAACACGTTCATCAGTCGTAATAGAGCTTTAGTAGTCCCATATGATGGCAAGTTGTTAATCTTTGGGGGTGGTTGGATTGAGATCTATGACCCAAAATCAGATTACTGGGATAGAAGGGAAGTACCTTATAACGCCTTGATTCAAGGTTCTATGGATCCTGAATCTTACTTTTTGTGGGAGGACAAGAGCACCAAGCATCATAAGACCCTCATTTTCTTGTATCGTTTTAGTAAGTTGGGAGGACGATCGATTGTGTCATATGATGTTGAAGCAAACAGATGGAAACCCATTGAGTGCCAATTTCCAAAAATTCCTCTTAATGTGTTCTGTCCTACAAAACTTGTTCTTTTGGGATCTAGTGATTATCTCCTAGTTGTTGAGGAGCTAGCCTCTAATTGGTATGTGTACGACTTGTCTAGGAGGATGGTTATGGCAGATCTGCATATAGATGGTCTGGACGATACTTGGCGGGTGTTGCATGTTTTCTGTTGTCATCACaaccagaaagaaaaagaaagtctgATTTATATGTTCATGCAACAGAATGAATCTGGGCTTCATGACCTTGTTCATTATGCCAGAGTCAAGATCAAAACGGATAGTCTTTTTTCTGTCAAGGTTGAATCCAAGGGTTATTTTAAAGTTGGTCCCTATACCAAACTCTATAT GTTTGCTGTTGGAGACGAAGACATTGAAGGGAAGAATGCAgcttag
- the LOC112697888 gene encoding LEAF RUST 10 DISEASE-RESISTANCEUS RECEPTOR-LIKE PROTEIN KINASE-like 2.1, whose amino-acid sequence MDANTTCAPSSCGKVTNISHPFRLKDDPQNCGDERYELACENNIAVLALFPGKNYHVESINYNNFTIRLVDPGISEDDCSTLPHYSITRSYLRNEDESRPYEDSQYRQTDFRNGSTQVETVELDYNVVFLECRNPVRDDPRYVDTASCIQQGHHVYAVVGGLTVVELRDGCHVKLVAPCSSSFLAPPRWPKYESLLSCNHNYSYAEIHRMLNYGFELSWVPGACEYKCGLKGSSCAIDQTAQSSLICSEDCYTPLFGKECRMVSKLQIIAEDSAYGILEGLRKVVGKDGGDSFSKEDVLPIIDVGVFTGWFMVPYMVVKYILSLILFFVMLIYTCQRKHASIYENIEEFLQGSNFIPIRYSYKEIKKMTRDFKEKLGEGGFGSVYKGKLRSGPFVAIKMLGKAKANGQEFISEVATIGRIHHANVVRLIGFCVEGSKRALVYEFMPNGSLDKFIFSKVDSVSLTYQELFEISLGVARGIAYLHEGCDMQILHFDIKPHNILLDENFIPKVSDFGLAKLYPLDNSIVTLTAARGTIGYMAPELFYQNIGALSYKADVYSFGMLLMEMASQRRNSNPNAEHSSQFYFPFWIYDQLAKKSDEIEIEILMDEETNKLAKKMFITALWCIQLKPSDRPSMNKVVKMLEGDVASIEMPPRPSYYPNDMIHKDSEINSGVTTSNDSSSCSDFEEEITTNPM is encoded by the exons ATGGATGCTAACACAACATGTGCCCCATCTTCGTGCGGCAAAGTCACCAACATAAGTCATCCTTTCCGGCTGAAGGATGACCCACAAAATTGTGGCGATGAGAGGTATGAGTTGGCTTGCGAGAATAACATCGCCGTGCTAGCTTTGTTCCCAGGGAAGAACTACCATGTTGAATCAATAAACTACAATAACTTCACAATCCGACTCGTAGATCCCGGCATCTCAGAGGATGATTGCTCCACCCTTCCTCACTATTCCATAACCAGATCCTATTTGAGGAATGAAGATGAAAGCAGACCATATGAAGACAGTCAATACCGACAGACTGATTTTCGTAATGGCTCCACACAAGTCGAAACTGTAGAATTAGACTATAACGTGGTTTTCTTGGAGTGCAGAAATCCGGTGAGGGACGATCCACGATATGTGGACACTGCCTCTTGCATTCAACAAGGCCATCATGTTTATGCCGTTGTTGGAGGGTTGACGGTGGTTGAATTAAGAGATGGTTGCCATGTGAAGCTGGTTGCTCCCTGCTCATCATCCTTTCTTGCTCCACCGAGATGGCCAAAGTACGAATCATTATTGAGCTGCAACCATAACTATTCATACGCTGAGATTCATAGGATGCTCAATTATGGATTTGAGCTTTCGTGGGTACCTGGTGCTTGTGAATATAAGTGTGGACTGAAGGGGAGTTCTTGCGCAATCGACCAAACCGCTCAAAGTAGTCTCATATGTTCGGAGGATTGTTACACACCACTTTTTGGGAAAGAATGTC GAATGGTGTCGAAGCTCCAAATAATCGCAGAAG ATTCCGCGTATGGAATTTTGGAAG GACTTCGGAAAGTAGTAGGAAAAGATGGTGGCGATTCTTTCTCTAAAGAGGATGTATTACCTATAATTGATGTAGGAGTATTCACGGGATGGTTTATGGTGCCATACATGGTCGTCAAATACATATTGAGTCTCATACTTTTTTTTGTAATGCTGATCTACACATGCCAAAGAAAACATGCATCAATTTATGAAAACATTGAGGAATTTTTGCAAGGGAGCAATTTCATTCCAATAAGGTATTCAtataaagagataaagaaaatgaCAAGAGATTTTAAAGAAAAGTTGGGAGAAGGAGGATTCGGTTCCGTGTACAAGGGAAAGCTACGAAGTGGACCTTTTGTAGCCATAAAAATGTTGGGTAAAGCTAAGGCTAATGGTCAAGAATTCATCAGTGAAGTTGCTACAATTGGTAGAATACATCATGCCAATGTAGTAAGGTTGATTGGATTTTGTGTTGAGGGTTCAAAACGTGCTCTTGTATACGAATTTATGCCCAATGGTTCTCTAGATAAGTTTATTTTCTCCAAAGTGGATAGTGTATCATTGACTTACCAGGAACTTTTTGAAATATCTCTTGGTGTGGCTCGTGGTATAGCTTATCTGCATGAAGGTTGTGACATGCAAATTTTGCATTTTGATATCAAGCCTCACAACATTCTTCTAGACGAGAACTTCATTCCTAAGGTCTCGGACTTTGGTCTTGCAAAACTTTATCCTCTTGATAACAGTATTGTAACTTTGACAGCAGCAAGAGGAACCATTGGTTACATGGCCCCGGAGTTATTCTACCAAAATATTGGAGCACTATCTTATAAGGCCGATGTCTATAGTTTTGGAATGCTTTTGATGGAAATGGCAAGTCAAAGAAGAAATTCAAACCCAAACGCAGAGCATTCAAGCCAATTTTACTTTCCATTTTGGATATACGATCAATTGGCTAAGAAAAGTGATGAGATAGAGATAGAAATTTTGATGGATGAAGAAACGAACAAACTAGCAAAAAAGATGTTCATAACTGCACTATGGTGTATACAATTGAAGCCAAGTGATCGTCCTTCAATGAATAAAGTGGTGAAAATGTTAGAAGGGGATGTTGCAAGCATTGAAATGCCTCCGAGACCTTCATATTATCCAAATGATATGATTCACAAAGATTCTGAGATTAATTCAGGAGTAACTACTTCAAATGATTCTTCTAGTTGTTCAGATTTTGAGGAGGAAATTACAACCAATCCTATGTGA